The Prevotella melaninogenica nucleotide sequence TAAAACATACTTTAAGAAACTACTATCGGGGTAAAAATTTTCCTTTAATTGGTTTACCCAAACTTCCTTGTTTAGTGCCATATTTGTTATTTTAATTTATTGTTATTATATTGATTATCAACTAATTCTTTGTATATATCTGGGTGCTTAGCTAAATATTCGGGGTCATTCTTCCGATACCACTCAAGCGTTTTGACTTGTGGCAATTTCTTTCCTTTGTTAGACATCAGAATCTTATATAATAGGGGATTTTCTGCCAAATCCTTTGGGGCAAAAATTCTCCAATCGTCTAACGTCCACTCTGCCCTATCCTCAAAATTCAATGAAAGGAAACGATTAACTCTCTTAGGTTTTGGTTTTATACTTAACACCTCTTCCAAGCTCCGTCCGCCCATCTGTTCTCCAATGCTTTTATAAACCTCACGTTCAAAAGGCATTATTCTTCCACTTCTTTCAGCATCGCAAATTAATTCTATTATCTTTGCATCGTCACTTTTCTTTAATGCTTCATACCGTGCTATAAATGTAGCACTGTCATGCTTTGCAAGTGATTGAAACACGTTCTTTTCGGCATCATCTATCCATCCTTTTTTTAGTGCATTCTTAATCATTCCTGAATAATCAACATTTTTGTTGTTTTTTGCAATTTGTTAATAGCATTAAGGATATCTCTTTCATCCGTTTTTTTATCAAGTGATAAAACAGCACTCAACTTGTTTTTGAACGCCTTATAATCAGCCTTTGGAGTAAAGCCGTGAAGTCTGTTTGTAATGGTGTAAATATTTTCCTCTGTCGGCTCTCCCTGTATAGGTGAAGTATCAAATATATTATCAACAAGTCCAAGTTTAAAGGCTTCTTCAGCCGTAAACCAATGGTCATTGCCGTCAAAATATAAATTACGTATTTCCTCACTCGATTTGTGGCACTTGTGTGCTATAATATCACACAGAAGTGCATCTATTTTTCCCATTTCCTCAACACACTTAATCAAGTCTTTCTGTGTTCCATAGCACCCTGTGGAAACGGTATGTATCATTAGGCGAGAATAACGCCCCATCTCAAGAGGCTTGCCACACATTGCTATCACACTTGCTATTGAAGCTGCAATACCATCTATAAAGATTCTTATATCTCCCTTACATTCATTTATAGCCTGTACAATGGCAATACCTGTAAACACCTCCCCTCCAAATGAGTTTATACGTATTTCAATAGGCTTGCCCGCACCTTCAGCCTGCATTATCTCCTGTTTGATTTCAGCTGCATTTACTTCTGTGTCACCTATTTCACCATATAACAAGATAGTGCATTCATCTGCACTTGTTATCAGTCTGTTAAAGTATTTACCCATGTTGCATTTTACATTTATTATACGTTGCAAAACTATGTAAAAACACTGAAATGTCATAAAATTATTATCTTTCTGATATTTTTTTCTGTTTTTCTTTGCCCGTTCAAATAAAAATGCTAATTTTGCAATATCCTATAAATTACAGAGAATGACAACGACTTTATTAAAG carries:
- a CDS encoding head maturation protease, ClpP-related translates to MGKYFNRLITSADECTILLYGEIGDTEVNAAEIKQEIMQAEGAGKPIEIRINSFGGEVFTGIAIVQAINECKGDIRIFIDGIAASIASVIAMCGKPLEMGRYSRLMIHTVSTGCYGTQKDLIKCVEEMGKIDALLCDIIAHKCHKSSEEIRNLYFDGNDHWFTAEEAFKLGLVDNIFDTSPIQGEPTEENIYTITNRLHGFTPKADYKAFKNKLSAVLSLDKKTDERDILNAINKLQKTTKMLIIQE